A region from the Etheostoma spectabile isolate EspeVRDwgs_2016 chromosome 9, UIUC_Espe_1.0, whole genome shotgun sequence genome encodes:
- the cldn34a gene encoding claudin-34, translated as MIYLVHTAHWQFLGLMAGVLAWILIMTTTGLDEWRLWHVADESVITSGVAWVGIWRACFYSHVLPRVENCQSIGISDHFAPAEIPVAQVLMVIAVICGLAGNITAAVAVRMVYFSVENRRNIRLVFVLAGTLYVLAGTFSLVPLVWNMSSVLKNSTIGFPPEFHLPAAPARQQIGSAIGVGFFASMLLFISGVLFLCYRYAWAALSTEAPRDTRDPLQGPWTETTLVQKSELADGTNQARDNPAFHREEIS; from the coding sequence ATGATTTACTTGGTTCACACAGCTCACTGGCAGTTCCTGGGCCTGATGGCCGGGGTATTGGCCTGGATCCTCATCATGACCACAACCGGCCTCGACGAGTGGCGGCTGTGGCACGTGGCTGATGAGTCCGTCATCACCTCGGGCGTGGCCTGGGTGGGCATCTGGAGGGCATGTTTCTACAGCCATGTCCTTCCCAGGGTAGAGAACTGTCAGAGCATCGGCATCTCGGACCACTTTGCTCCGGCAGAGATCCCTGTGGCTCAGGTGCTGATGGTAATCGCGGTGATCTGCGGCCTGGCGGGGAACATCACCGCTGCAGTGGCCGTGAGGATGGTCTACTTCTCTGTAGAGAATCGTAGGAACATAAGGCTGGTCTTTGTGCTGGCAGGGACCCTGTATGTGCTGGCGGGGACATTCTCATTGGTGCCGTTGGTGTGGAACATGAGCTCTGTTCTTAAAAACAGCACCATAGGCTTTCCTCCTGAGTTCCACCTCCCTGCAGCTCCTGCTAGGCAGCAAATCGGCTCGGCCATCGGAGTGGGCTTCTTCGCCTCCATGCTATTGTTCATAAGCGGGGTGCTTTTCCTCTGCTACCGCTACGCTTGGGCGGCCCTCAGCACAGAGGCCCCCAGAGACACCCGGGATCCGCTGCAGGGTCCCTGGACAGAAACAACGCTAGTACAGAAGTCTGAATTGGCAGATGGAACCAACCAGGCCAGGGATAATCCTGCATTTCACAGAGAAGAAATCTCATGA